A genomic stretch from Hymenobacter psoromatis includes:
- a CDS encoding bifunctional UDP-N-acetylmuramoyl-tripeptide:D-alanyl-D-alanine ligase/alanine racemase, with product MPILFSALPPLLGGTLLLAPALDAEVATLLLDSRRVGLTAGAVFFALRGPNHDGHHHLAALYAKGVRLFVVAYPPASLEAFAGAGFVLVPDTLVALQTLAARHRAAFAGPVWAITGSNGKTIVKEWLAQLLAPDEDICRSPKSYNSQVGVPLSVWELAPGRHTLGIFEAGISERGEMQRLADIIRPTHGIFTTLGTAHDAGFASENEKLGEKLQLFELSGFELLVYCADQPAVAAAVQARALPALAWTRRDAPGASLRFRLKATPAGTTIVRVRLGDAAATAHFPAGHLAGRAAARFTLPFADEPSVENALHCLAVLLWRQLSPATALAPAEIQRRLLRLHPVAMRLEMKAGRHGCYLLDDTYNNDLAGLSLALDALSRQARPGGRTLILSDVLESGLSGAELYARVAALVRAHGVTRLIGVGEELSYELRVKSEELKVGSYKAEISGQTEFNQKLFTLNSQLLTKTYPTTEALLADLRPGDFQNETILIKGARRFGFERVVAALQQAQHGTVLEVNLDALTHNLQYYRQQLRPGTKLMVMVKAFAYGSGSYEVASLLEFQRADYLAVAYADEGQQLRDNGISLPIMVLNPGPDSFGQLRRYRLEPEIYSLERLRDYLQAAREAAQDEAGSLPPLHLKLDTGMRRLGFSEEELPELLALLAAHRAALPVAGIMTHLAAADDPAHDDFTRGQLATFGRMAAAIEEVLGYSAIKHVLNSAGIRRFPEAQLDMVRLGVGLYGVEAGAEDARNLRPVSTLKTTISQIKTLPPGTTVGYGRRGAATAHERRVATLAIGYADGYDRRFSSGGGIVLLHGRRAPVVGSVCMDMVMVDVTDVPEARPGDVAIVFGEGLGITELAARIGTIPYELLTNVSERVKRVFVSE from the coding sequence ATGCCCATTCTTTTTTCTGCCCTACCCCCCCTGCTCGGCGGCACGCTGTTACTCGCGCCCGCCCTGGATGCTGAGGTAGCCACGCTGCTGCTTGACAGCCGCCGCGTGGGTCTCACGGCGGGGGCCGTGTTCTTCGCCCTGCGCGGCCCCAACCACGACGGCCACCACCACTTGGCGGCGCTGTATGCCAAGGGCGTGCGGCTGTTCGTGGTCGCCTACCCCCCCGCCAGCCTGGAAGCGTTCGCGGGCGCGGGCTTCGTGCTGGTGCCGGATACTCTGGTGGCCTTGCAGACGCTGGCGGCGCGGCACCGGGCGGCGTTCGCGGGGCCGGTGTGGGCCATCACGGGCTCCAACGGCAAGACCATCGTAAAGGAATGGCTGGCCCAGTTGCTGGCCCCCGATGAGGACATCTGCCGCTCGCCCAAGAGCTACAACTCGCAGGTGGGCGTGCCGCTGAGCGTGTGGGAGCTGGCCCCCGGCCGCCACACGCTGGGCATCTTCGAGGCCGGCATCTCGGAGCGCGGCGAGATGCAGCGGCTGGCCGATATTATCCGGCCCACGCACGGCATTTTCACGACCCTCGGCACGGCCCACGACGCGGGTTTTGCTTCGGAAAATGAAAAGTTGGGCGAGAAGCTGCAACTCTTTGAATTGTCCGGCTTCGAGCTGCTGGTGTATTGCGCCGACCAGCCGGCCGTGGCCGCCGCCGTGCAGGCCCGCGCCCTGCCCGCCCTGGCCTGGACGCGCCGCGACGCGCCCGGCGCGAGCCTGCGCTTTCGGCTCAAAGCCACCCCGGCCGGCACCACCATCGTGCGCGTGCGGCTCGGCGACGCGGCCGCCACCGCCCACTTTCCGGCCGGGCACCTGGCCGGCCGGGCCGCCGCGCGCTTCACGCTGCCCTTCGCCGATGAGCCGTCGGTGGAGAACGCGCTGCACTGCCTGGCCGTGCTGCTGTGGCGGCAATTGAGCCCCGCCACCGCCCTGGCCCCGGCCGAAATCCAGCGCCGCCTGCTGCGCCTGCACCCGGTGGCCATGCGCCTCGAAATGAAGGCCGGCCGCCACGGCTGCTACCTCCTCGACGACACCTATAATAACGACCTCGCCGGCCTCTCGCTGGCCCTCGATGCGCTGAGCCGCCAGGCCCGCCCCGGCGGCCGCACCCTCATCCTCAGCGACGTGCTCGAATCGGGCCTCAGCGGCGCGGAGCTGTATGCCCGCGTGGCGGCCCTGGTGCGCGCCCACGGCGTGACGCGGCTCATTGGGGTAGGGGAGGAGTTGAGTTATGAGTTAAGAGTTAAGAGTGAAGAGTTAAAAGTTGGAAGTTATAAAGCAGAAATAAGCGGCCAGACTGAGTTCAATCAAAAACTCTTCACTCTCAACTCTCAACTCTTAACTAAAACCTACCCCACCACCGAGGCCCTGTTAGCCGACTTGCGGCCGGGTGATTTTCAGAACGAAACCATCCTTATTAAAGGAGCGCGGCGCTTCGGCTTTGAGCGCGTGGTGGCGGCCTTGCAGCAGGCGCAGCACGGCACAGTGCTGGAGGTGAACCTCGACGCGCTGACGCACAACTTGCAGTACTACCGCCAGCAGCTGCGGCCGGGTACTAAATTGATGGTGATGGTCAAGGCGTTTGCCTACGGCAGCGGCTCGTATGAAGTGGCCAGCCTGCTCGAATTTCAGCGGGCCGACTACCTGGCCGTGGCCTACGCCGACGAAGGCCAGCAGCTGCGTGACAACGGCATCAGCCTGCCCATCATGGTGTTGAACCCCGGCCCCGACAGCTTCGGCCAGCTGCGGCGCTACCGCCTGGAGCCCGAAATCTACTCCCTGGAGCGCCTGCGCGACTATCTGCAAGCCGCCCGCGAAGCTGCCCAGGACGAAGCCGGCTCCCTACCCCCCCTGCACCTCAAGCTCGACACCGGGATGCGCCGCCTGGGCTTTTCGGAGGAAGAATTGCCTGAATTATTGGCCCTGCTGGCGGCCCACCGCGCCGCCCTGCCGGTGGCCGGCATCATGACCCACCTGGCCGCCGCCGATGACCCGGCCCACGACGATTTTACCCGCGGGCAGCTCGCCACTTTCGGGCGCATGGCCGCCGCCATTGAAGAAGTGCTGGGCTATTCGGCTATCAAGCACGTGCTCAATTCGGCGGGCATCCGGCGCTTTCCGGAAGCGCAGCTCGACATGGTGCGCCTCGGCGTGGGCCTCTACGGCGTGGAGGCCGGGGCCGAGGACGCGCGCAATCTGCGGCCCGTAAGCACCTTGAAAACCACCATCTCCCAGATAAAAACCCTACCCCCCGGCACCACCGTGGGCTACGGCCGCCGGGGCGCGGCCACCGCCCACGAGCGCCGGGTGGCCACGCTGGCCATCGGCTACGCCGACGGCTACGACCGGCGCTTCAGCAGCGGCGGGGGCATCGTGTTGCTGCACGGCCGCCGCGCGCCGGTGGTGGGCTCGGTGTGCATGGATATGGTGATGGTGGACGTGACCGACGTGCCCGAGGCCCGGCCCGGCGACGTGGCCATCGTCTTCGGCGAGGGGCTGGGCATCACCGAGCTGGCCGCCCGCATTGGCACCATTCCCTACGAGCTGCTCACCAACGTGAGCGAGCGCGTGAAGCGCGTGTTCGTGAGCGAATAG
- a CDS encoding iron transporter, which yields MVASQPAPARRTANDLKRGETATVCCLKDPQMALKLLEMGCIPGTQVRLVGRAPLGDPLMLVLGDEEYTLSLRVSEALTIQLKD from the coding sequence GTGGTTGCTTCGCAGCCGGCTCCTGCTCGCCGCACCGCCAACGACCTGAAGCGGGGCGAAACTGCCACCGTGTGCTGCCTCAAAGACCCACAAATGGCCCTGAAACTGCTCGAAATGGGCTGCATTCCGGGCACGCAGGTGCGCCTGGTGGGCCGCGCGCCCCTCGGCGACCCGCTGATGCTGGTGCTGGGCGACGAGGAATACACGCTGTCGCTGCGCGTGAGCGAGGCGCTAACTATTCAGCTGAAGGATTAA
- a CDS encoding ferrous iron transporter B translates to MPQPGAGNVAPSPERLPRLALIGNPNSGKTSLFNQLTGLNQKVGNFPGVTVDRKTGIAQLGGQRRAEVVDLPGTYSLYPKSLDERVIADLLYNPLSADYPDFVVVTVDASNLRRSLLLFSQLADLGLPAILALNMTDVAAERGIQLDVVTLERELGVPVVPMNARKGVGLAALRILMADRLAAAPPAGRFWQPEAALRPMLAEIRAHFDLPNDYLALHYAHQFRQLHFLGEADRDYLQELTERYEFDSTAQQAAETVGRYAHINELLLEVVTVTRTERREPASNRIDKVLTHRVFGYVIFLAILFLLFQAIFAWAQYPMDWIDQGITALSAAIQARFHGPLVRLLTEGVIAGLGGVLIFIPQIALLFAFLAVLEETGYMARVTFLMDKLMRPFGLSGKSVVPLISGLACAVPAIMGARTIESWKDRMLTIFVTPLMSCSARIPVYTVLVALVVPDESWLGIFNMRGLVLMGLYLLGLGSALLSALALKVVLKARERSYFIMEFPVYRWPRWKNVGLTIVEKVRTFVTQAGKVIIAISVLLWVLASYGPGQRQNQAAAQVQQQAAAQHWPAAEAERREASARLETSYAGAFGHVIEPAIRPLGFDWKIGIALLTSFAAREVFVGTMSTIYSVGQDADLGTVQQKLATEKDAQGRPFFTPVRALSLLVFYVFAMQCMSTLAVTYRETKSWRWPLGQLVYMTGLAYVASLFVWQVWGS, encoded by the coding sequence GTGCCGCAACCCGGTGCCGGAAACGTCGCCCCCAGCCCGGAGCGCCTACCCCGCCTGGCCCTCATCGGCAACCCCAACTCGGGCAAAACGTCGCTTTTCAACCAGCTCACGGGCCTCAACCAGAAAGTGGGAAATTTCCCCGGCGTGACGGTGGACCGCAAAACTGGCATTGCGCAGCTGGGCGGGCAGCGCCGGGCCGAGGTGGTGGACCTGCCCGGCACGTACTCGCTCTACCCCAAGAGCCTCGATGAGCGCGTGATTGCTGATTTGCTCTATAATCCGCTCTCGGCCGACTACCCCGATTTTGTGGTGGTGACGGTGGATGCCAGCAACCTGCGCCGCAGCCTGCTGCTGTTTTCGCAGCTCGCCGACTTGGGCCTACCCGCCATTCTGGCCCTGAACATGACCGACGTGGCCGCCGAGCGCGGCATTCAGCTGGATGTGGTGACGCTGGAGCGTGAGCTGGGCGTGCCCGTGGTGCCTATGAACGCCCGCAAGGGGGTAGGGCTGGCGGCGCTGCGCATTCTGATGGCCGACCGCCTGGCCGCCGCGCCGCCGGCCGGCCGCTTTTGGCAGCCCGAGGCCGCGCTGCGGCCAATGCTGGCCGAAATCCGGGCGCATTTCGACCTGCCCAACGACTACTTGGCGCTGCACTACGCGCACCAGTTTCGGCAGCTGCACTTTTTGGGCGAGGCCGACCGCGACTATTTGCAGGAGCTGACTGAGCGCTACGAGTTTGACTCGACGGCCCAGCAGGCGGCCGAAACGGTGGGCCGCTACGCCCACATCAACGAGCTGCTGCTGGAGGTGGTGACCGTGACGCGCACCGAGCGCCGCGAGCCGGCCTCCAATCGCATCGATAAGGTGCTGACGCACCGCGTGTTTGGCTACGTTATTTTTCTGGCTATTCTATTTCTGCTGTTTCAGGCCATTTTTGCCTGGGCGCAGTACCCGATGGACTGGATTGACCAGGGCATCACGGCGCTGAGCGCGGCCATTCAGGCGCGGTTTCACGGGCCGCTGGTGCGGCTGCTCACCGAGGGCGTGATTGCCGGCCTGGGCGGCGTGCTGATTTTTATTCCGCAGATTGCCTTGCTCTTCGCCTTTCTGGCGGTGCTGGAGGAAACGGGCTATATGGCCCGCGTTACTTTCCTCATGGACAAGCTGATGCGACCATTCGGGCTGAGCGGCAAGAGCGTGGTGCCGCTCATTTCGGGGCTGGCTTGTGCAGTGCCAGCTATCATGGGCGCGCGCACCATCGAGAGCTGGAAGGACCGGATGCTGACCATTTTCGTGACGCCGCTTATGTCGTGCTCGGCGCGCATCCCGGTTTATACCGTGCTGGTGGCGCTAGTGGTGCCCGACGAGTCGTGGCTGGGCATTTTCAACATGCGCGGCTTGGTGCTGATGGGCCTTTATCTGCTGGGCCTGGGCTCGGCGCTGCTCTCGGCGCTGGCGCTGAAGGTGGTGCTCAAGGCCCGCGAGCGCAGCTATTTTATCATGGAATTTCCGGTATATCGCTGGCCGCGCTGGAAAAATGTGGGCCTGACCATCGTGGAAAAGGTCAGGACCTTCGTGACGCAGGCCGGCAAAGTGATTATCGCCATCTCGGTGCTGCTCTGGGTGTTGGCCAGCTATGGCCCCGGCCAGCGCCAGAACCAGGCCGCCGCGCAGGTGCAGCAGCAGGCCGCCGCCCAGCATTGGCCCGCCGCCGAAGCCGAGCGCCGCGAAGCCTCGGCCCGCCTCGAAACCTCTTACGCCGGGGCCTTTGGGCACGTCATCGAGCCGGCCATCCGGCCGCTGGGCTTCGACTGGAAAATCGGTATCGCGCTGCTTACCTCCTTCGCCGCCCGCGAGGTATTTGTGGGCACCATGAGCACCATCTACAGCGTGGGCCAGGATGCTGACCTCGGCACGGTGCAACAGAAGCTGGCCACTGAAAAAGACGCGCAGGGCCGGCCTTTTTTCACGCCGGTGCGGGCGCTGTCGCTGCTGGTGTTCTACGTGTTTGCCATGCAGTGCATGAGCACGCTGGCCGTGACGTATCGCGAAACCAAAAGCTGGCGCTGGCCCCTGGGTCAGCTCGTGTACATGACCGGCCTGGCCTACGTGGCCTCGCTGTTTGTGTGGCAGGTTTGGGGTAGCTAA